In a genomic window of Cryptococcus depauperatus CBS 7841 chromosome 8, complete sequence:
- a CDS encoding ribosome biogenesis protein YTM1, with protein MSLDKSAASAPIPASQFPINLFTRSASDAIPQSTYFIPSSWRRFQLSELINKVLGNTAENGAKPVPFDFLVDGEVLKGSLEAWVRKNRGGNEESQIDIEYVRSVMPPEEAGRVEVEDWVSELSLGRKGYILLSSYLSHLQVLSLSSTSRASAPLCTLSLPTSLGATSCTWVSPLSQESDILVAAGGVDRQIHVFSIPSLSPDLAAPAREIYTLHGHTGPVSSIIASASGKEIVSGSWDNGINLYVLPDEEPTEHQVPADPVSYLPGQGTKKRRKLEKDQGKTPIEGLTDGDATGEGGWRRMPDAVMRGHQGRVGGLVWDKIDQEKVWSAGWDGSVMGWRLETGATDTVRQGPFDKSALCIDQWRTNGTLATGNMDRTICLWDTRQATSLISLTLPTTSPVPSVTCHSTSPFTLASATYSGIVQIWDIRSPKSSLFTVSRAQSKTANPDRKATKNGKVLGERLLSVDWDGQVLVAGGEDGEVGIWRARGE; from the exons atgtCTTTGGACAAGTCGGCGGCATCTGCTCCAATACCAGCGAGCCAGTTTCCTATCAACCTCTTCACCAGGTCTGCAAGTGACGCTATTCCTCAGTCGACCTACTTCATTCCTTCATCATGGCGTCGATTTCAGCTTTCTGAACTTATCAACAAAGTTCTTGGAAACACGGCTGAGAATGGAGCCAAGCCTGTACCCTTTGATTTTTTGGTAGATGGAGAAGTCTTAAAAGGTAGTTTAGAAGCTTGGGTCAGAAAAAACAGGGGCGGCAATGAGGAAAGCCAGATTGATATTGAATATGTCAGGAGCGTTATGCCGCCAGAGGAGGCCGGAAGGGTTGAGGTAGAAGACTGGGTCTCTGAACTGAGTCTCGGAAGAAAAGG ATACATCCTGCTGTCTTCATACTTGTCACATCTTCAAGTGCTCTCgctttcttcaacatcacGCGCATCTGCTCCACTCTGCACCCTGTCACTTCCCACATCTCTTGGAGCAACTTCGTGTACATGGGTGTCGCCATTGTCTCAAGAGTCTGATATCCTCGTTGCTGCGGGCGGCGTCGACCGTCAGATTCATGTCTTTTCGATaccatctctctctccagATTTAGCTGCACCTGCTCGAGAGATATACACTCTTCACGGCCATACTGGCCCGGTGTCATCAATCATTGCAAGCGCAAGCGGTAAAGAGATTGTTTCTGGCTCTTGGGACAACGGCATTAATCTATATGTGCTCCCCGATGAAGAGCCTACTGAACATCAAGTTCCTGCTGATCCTGTATCTTATCTTCCAGGTCAAGGTACCAAAAAACGTAgaaagcttgaaaaagatcaGGGGAAAACTCCTATAGAGGGTTTAACGGACGGTGACGCTACTGGGGAAGGTGGATGGCGACGGATGCCTGACGCTGTCATGCGTGGACATCAAGGACGAGTGGGTGGGTTAGTGTGGGATAAAATAGaccaagaaaaagtttggAGTGCCGGATGGGATGGCAGCGTTATGGGATGGAGACTGGAGACTGGCGCGACGGATACAGTGAGACAAGGTCCTTTTGACAAGTCTGCCTTGTGCATAGATCAATGGAGGACAAACGGAACGCTTGCGACCGGCAATATGGACAGAACCATTTGTCTTTGGGATACTAGACAAG CCACTTCACTCATCTCTCTTACCCTTCCGACCACTTCTCCTGTTCCCTCTGTTACATGTCATTCGACATCTCCTTTCACCCTGGCCTCTGCCACATACTCGGGCATCGTTCAGATATGGGACATTCGTTCGCCCAAATCTTCCTTGTTCACGGTATCCAGAGCCCAAAGCAAGACTGCCAACCCTGACCGAAAAGCTACCAAGAACGGAAAGGTACTTGGAGAGCGATTGTTGAGCGTAGACTGGGATGGACAGGTACTAGTCGCAGGCGGCGAGGATGGCGAAGTTGGTATTTGGAGAGCCAGAGGAGAGTAG